One window of the Solanum stenotomum isolate F172 chromosome 11, ASM1918654v1, whole genome shotgun sequence genome contains the following:
- the LOC125844909 gene encoding UPF0496 protein 1-like, which translates to MGNECTKPKNQSRPCGPAKPESDVVSPDLSSYESACEEDPELGRFDSALQARTSLALNSIAVNSDYNSLSLESLRDATLCFLDMNQGVVNFILESKKDIWKDPDIFDLVKDYLDSSIHIMNFCSSLDDSLERARNSQSIIQVALTKFENEINGNEGDSELLFTETLQQLKSFKAAGDPFTAKFFSSFQAVYTHQNALLTKLKSKMSKLDKKLSRAKTWKRVSNIIFATVFVSAIICSIVAAAVTAPPMVTALAAAASVPLGTVGKWINSMWKKYEDELKRDREILTSMEAGTFLVIQDLVNIQVLVDKLQIIFEGLLHSANFAINGADAVTSAMEEVKKNVNGFSETIEVLSDHAKKCSQDIRMARTVILRRIVSQPSSSNQGSGMFFD; encoded by the coding sequence ATGGGTAATGAGTGCACTAAACCCAAGAACCAGAGCCGACCGTGTGGTCCGGCGAAACCAGAAAGTGATGTGGTTTCACCAGATCTAAGCTCATATGAATCAGCATGTGAAGAAGATCCAGAACTTGGACGGTTTGATTCTGCTCTTCAAGCAAGAACATCTTTAGCTCTCAATTCTATAGCTGTTAACTCCGACTATAATTCCCTTTCTCTTGAGTCTTTACGTGATGCTACTTTATGCTTCCTAGATATGAACCAAGGTGTTGtcaatttcattcttgaaagcAAAAAAGATATATGGAAAGACCCAGATATATTTGATCTTGTTAAGGATTATCTTGACAGTAGTATTCACATTATGAACTTCTGTTCTTCTCTTGATGACTCTCTTGAACGTGCTCGTAATAGTCAGTCTATAATTCAAGTAGCACTTACAAAGTTTGAGAATGAGATCAATGGAAATGAAGGGGATTCAGAGCTTCTCTTTACAGAAACTTTGCAGCAATTGAAGAGTTTTAAGGCTGCTGGTGACCCTTTTACTGCTAAGTTTTTCTCATCATTTCAGGCAGTTTATACGCACCAAAATGCTTTGTTGACCAAACTCAAGTCAAAAATGAGTAAACTTGATAAGAAGTTGAGCAGAGCCAAGACTTGGAAGAGAGtgtcaaatataatttttgctACTGTGTTTGTTTCTGCTATAATTTGCTCAATTGTTGCTGCAGCTGTCACAGCACCACCAATGGTGACAGCATTAGCAGCTGCAGCCTCAGTGCCCTTGGGGACAGTGGGGAAATGGATCAATTCCATGTGGAAGAAGTATGAGGATGAGTTGAAGAGGGATAGGGAGATATTGACTTCAATGGAGGCTGGTACTTTTCTTGTGATTCAAGACTTGGTAAATATTCAGGTTTTGGTGGATAAATTGCAGATAATTTTTGAGGGGTTGTTGCATAGTGCAAATTTTGCAATCAACGGAGCTGATGCAGTCACGAGCGCAATGGAAGAGGTCAAGAAGAATGTGAATGGCTTTTCAGAAACCATTGAGGTTTTGAGTGACCATGCTAAAAAATGTAGCCAGGATATTAGGATGGCACGAACTGTGATCTTGCGCAGGATTGTCAGTCAACCCAGTAGCTCGAATCAGGGCTCTGGTATGTTCTTTGACTGA